The Hemibagrus wyckioides isolate EC202008001 linkage group LG10, SWU_Hwy_1.0, whole genome shotgun sequence genome includes a window with the following:
- the kiaa0895l gene encoding microtubule-associated tyrosine carboxypeptidase produces MVLDLSENCVERADGEDMEATREDFQEAEPNIEKPNPVPVRTRISNINQRDGLHHNGPCSPPMEQRVQRVQGAEGGSSGKAEKLDLPVKRTELRRPLSLEIKPQRVKANNQCERKVVQPPWRYGAPSPPTRSLTSPSLGPGGWMRRSESTCTVNSTPQPRASRGRMRPATSLPHIARGLAPVPTPPTPRGPCLLVALRPINLDQERQTFFQSDYKYEPQFEYSSPEPVSVLEKYKEGSGLFLSQAVNIMECVLKKFGTYENFEEVTGGSVLPKSRVWATVRKYLQKEGCVGEVVVSLSDELLSQAVMMVESCRPTLTINLSGARQHWLEGMLRHEIGTHYLRGVNNSMQPWATAAGRKQFGLKPANPTEEGLASIHSVLLRKQPFLWRAALLYYTVYHAANMSFSQLFSYISRFVQDPAVRWEYCLRAKRGQTDTSKPGCFSKDQVYLDGILRILRHRRNIDFKMLASLGKVSYEDVERLRHLAVLRRTRIPHFMQDQERYLQQLDHIVVTNELNDAELQELIP; encoded by the exons ATGGTGCTGGATCTGAGTGAGAACTGTGTGGAGAGGGCTGATGGGGAGGACATGGAGGCCACTCGGGAAGATTTTCAAGAAGCAGAGCCCAATATAGAGAAACCTAACCCTGTCCCAGTCCGTACAAGAATCAGCAATATCAACCAGAGGGACGGGCTGCATCACAACGGGCCCTGTAGCCCTCCAATGGAGCAGAGGGTGCAAAGAGTGCAGGGAGCGGAAGGAGGAAGTAGTGGAAAAGCTGAGAAACTGGACTTACCTGTGAAGAGGACAGAACTTCGAAGGCCACTCAGCCTGGAGATCAAACCTCAGCGTGTTAAGGCGAATAATCAGTGTGAAAGAAAAGTGGTGCAGCCTCCATGGCGTTACGGTGCTCCCTCTCCCCCCACACGAAGCCTGACAAGCCCCAGTTTGGGACCCGGAGGCTGGATGCGGCGAAGTGAAAGCACTTGTACTGTAAACTCCACGCCACAACCGAGAGCCAGCAGAGGGCGGATGCGGCCAGCTACATCCCTGCCTCATATTGCCCGGGGTCTTGCACCGGTtcccacacctcctacaccacGTGGGCCCTGTTTACTTGTGGCTCTGAGGCCCATAAATCTCGATCAGGAGCGTCAGACTTTTTTCCAGTCGGATTATAAGTACGAGCCCCAGTTCGAGTACTCATCACCGGAGCCTGTTAGTGTCCTGGAGAAGTATAAAGAAGGATCTGGACTTTTTCTTTCCCAG GCAGTTAACATCATGGAGTGCGTCCTGAAGAAGTTCGGCACCTACGAGAACTTTGAAGAAGTCACCGGAGGAAGTGTGCTGCCCAAGAGTCGAGTGTGGGCGACGGTGCGCAAGTACTTACAGAAAGAGGGCTGTgtgggtgag GTTGTGGTGTCTCTGTCCGATGAGCTCCTGTCTCAGgctgtgatgatggtggagagCTGCAGGCCCACTTTAACCATAAACCTGTCCGGAGCACGGCAGCACTGGCTGGAAGGGATGCTGAGACATGAGATTG GTACTCATTACTTACGCGGCGTGAATAACAGCATGCAGCCGTGGGCCACTGCCGCCGGAAGGAAGCAGTTTGGACTGAAGCCAGCCAATCCGACAGAGGAGGGACTGGCCAGCATTCACAGCGTGCTGTTGCGGAAGCAGCCCTTCTTATGGCGAGCTGCTCTCCTCTACTACACCGTGTACCATGCAGCCAACATGAGCTTCAGCCAACTGTTCAGCTATATCTCTCGCTTCGTCCAGGACCCCGCCGTACGCTGGGAGTACTGCCTCCGTGCCAAACGGGGACAAACGGACACCTCAAAACCAG GCTGTTTCAGTAAAGATCAAGTCTACCTGGATGGAATCCTAAGGATTTTACGCCACAGGAGAAACATCGATTTCAAGATGTTAGCTTCGCTGGGCAAG GTGTCCTATGAAGATGTGGAAAGGCTTCGTCATCTTGCGGTCCTGCGGAGAACCAGGATCCCTCACTTCATGCAAGACCAAGAACGGTACCTGCAACAGCTAGACCACATCGTTGTGACTAACGAACTGAACGATGCTGAGCTTCAAGAGCTCATTCCGTGA
- the csnk2a2a gene encoding casein kinase 2, alpha prime polypeptide a, whose amino-acid sequence MPAMPGPAASKARVYADVNTLKSKDYWDYEAHVPSWSNQDDYQLVRKLGRGKYSEVFEAININSNDRVVVKILKPVKKKKIKREIKILENLRGGTNIIRLVDTVKDPVSRTPALVFECINNTDFKDLYQRLTDFDIRFYLYELLKALDYSHSMGIMHRDVKPHNVMIDHQMRKLRLIDWGLAEFYHPAQEYNVRVASRSYKGPELLVDYQMYDYSLDMWSLGCMLASMIFQKEPFFHGQDNYDQLVRIAKVLGTEELYSYLNKYHIELDTRFKDLLGQQTRKRWEHFVQPENQHLVSPEALDLLDKLLRYDHQQRLTAQEAMEHPYFYPVLKGQSLSNSDGTLAISSSTAT is encoded by the exons ATGCCCGCCATGCCTGGTCCGGCTGCCAGCAAAGCGCGGGTGTACGCTGATGTGAACACTCTGAAGAGCAAGGATTACTGGGACTATGAAGCACATGTGCCTAGCTGGAG CAACCAAGATGATTACCAGTTGGTCCGGAAGCTCGGTAGAGGCAAATATAGCGAAGTGTTCGAAGCCATCAACATCAACAGCAATGACAGAGTGGTGGTGAAAATACTCAAG CCtgtcaagaagaagaagatcaaaCGTGAGATCAAAATCCTGGAAAACTTAAGAGGAGGAACCAACATAATTCGCCTTGTGGACACAGTCAAGGATCCCGTG TCCAGAACACCAGCTCTTGTCTTTGAGTGCATCAATAACACAGATTTCAAG GATCTCTACCAGAGATTAACAGATTTTGATATTCGCTTCTACTTGTATGAACTTCTAAAG GCTTTGGATTACTCTCACAGCATGGGAATCATGCATCGTGATGTAAAGCCACATAACGTGATGATAGATCACCAAATGCGAAAG TTGCGCCTGATAGACTGGGGTCTTGCTGAATTCTATCATCCTGCACAAGAATATAATGTAAGGGTGGCCTCAAGATCATACAAGGGACCAGAGCTGCTAGTTGATTATCAG ATGTATGATTACAGTTTAGACATGTGGAGCCTGGGCTGCATGCTGGCCAGCATGATTTTTCAGAAGGAACCCTTTTTCCACGGCCAGGACAATTATGACCAG CTTGTTCGTATTGCTAAAGTCCTCGGGACCGAAGAACTTTACAGCTACCTTAACAAGTATCACATTGAACTGGACACACGTTTCAAAGACCTGCTTGGACA GCAAACACGAAAGCGCTGGGAGCACTTTGTTCAGCCAGAGAATCAGCACTTGGTGAGCCCCGAAGCTTTGGATTTGCTGGATAAGCTGCTGCGTTATGACCATCAACAGAGATTGACTGCCCAGGAGGCCATGGAACACCCCTACTTCT ATCCTGTGCTGAAGGGACAGTCTCTCTCAAACTCAGATGGCACCCTGGCAATAAGCAGTTCAACTGCGACATGA
- the LOC131360850 gene encoding zinc finger protein 319, with translation MYSGRMTEAWQQQHAVAPPPVAHPLLQGAENPLGSAVYGIVLPADPALQQSQHGQHSQQHPVPAQQPSLQVGSEGGHKCGACGHDISHLANPHEHQCMVSQDRSFQCTQCMKIFSQATDLLEHQCVQVEQKPFVCGVCKMGFSLLTSLAQHHNEHSNGNNPMKCSICEKTYRPDSSSSNPQQPSTGETSSSGAAMGSSSSTAFQNSDRPYKCSVCSKAFRHLSELSRHERVHTGEKPYKCNTCDKSFSQASHLAHHQRTHSADRPYKCAVCDKTFKHRQHLVRHMYAHSGEHLFKCNLCELHFKESSELLHHQCQPAGERPFRCTTCGKTFKRPSDLRQHERTHSEERPFQCEECQMSFKQQYALVRHRRTHKNPAERPFKCNQCDKGFLQPSHLLYHQHVHGIENLFKCAACQKGFRQSGELLRHKCGESGSGSNAPEKPYKCDVCGKGYKKSSTLQRHQNSHCTEKPLKCSLCGRRFQSSSDFVQHHCDPAREKPMKCSDCERRFKYSSELQRHRRVHTGEKPFKCPTCDKGFKQREHLAKHGIVHSREAQFKCVWCGECFGELGALQEHTVQHTAEGGGYPVAPCIQ, from the coding sequence ATGTACAGCGGAAGGATGACCGAGGcatggcagcagcagcatgCAGTGGCCCCTCCTCCTGTTGCACATCCTCTTCTTCAAGGGGCCGAAAATCCCCTCGGTAGTGCCGTGTATGGGATCGTCCTTCCGGCAGACCCTGCTTTACAGCAGTCGCAGCACGGTCAGCACAGCCAGCAGCACCCTGTGCCTGCTCAACAGCCATCTCTGCAAGTCGGGAGCGAGGGCGGGCACAAATGCGGCGCGTGCGGCCATGATATATCTCACCTGGCGAACCCGCATGAGCACCAGTGCATGGTGAGTCAGGACCGCTCTTTCCAGTGCACCCAGTGCATGAAGATCTTCAGTCAGGCCACTGATTTGTTGGAGCATCAATGTGTCCAGGTAGAGCAGAAACCGTTTGTGTGTGGCGTGTGCAAAATGGGATTCTCCCTGCTCACTTCTTTGGCGCAACATCACAACGAGCATTCGAATGGCAACAACCCTATGAAATGCTCCATCTGTGAGAAAACATACAGGCCAGATTCTTCCTCCTCAAACCCCCAGCAGCCATCTACGGGCGAGACCTCCAGCAGCGGCGCCGCAATGGGCTCCTCTTCGTCCACGGCTTTTCAAAACTCGGACAGGCCTTACAAGTGCTCTGTGTGCTCGAAGGCTTTCCGACACCTGTCTGAGCTCTCTCGGCACGAGCGAGTGCACACGGGCGAGAAGCCGTACAAATGCAACACCTGTGATAAGAGCTTCAGCCAGGCGTCACACCTGGCACATCACCAGCGCACTCATAGTGCTGACCGCCCTTACAAATGCGCTGTCTGCGATAAGACCTTCAAGCACCGGCAGCACCTCGTGCGCCACATGTACGCCCACTCCGGCGAGCACCTGTTCAAGTGCAACCTTTGTGAACTGCATTTCAAGGAATCGTCCGAATTGCTGCACCACCAGTGCCAGCCTGCGGGTGAACGACCCTTCCGTTGCACGACGTGTGGAAAGACCTTCAAACGGCCATCGGATCTCCGGCAGCACGAGCGCACCCACTCCGAAGAAAGACCGTTCCAATGTGAAGAGTGCCAGATGAGTTTCAAGCAGCAGTATGCCCTTGTGCGACACCGCCGCACTCACAAAAACCCAGCGGAGCGTCCTTTCAAGTGCAACCAGTGCGACAAGGGCTTCCTTCAACCGTCCCACCTTCTGTACCACCAGCATGTCCATGGAATCGAGAACCTGTTCAAGTGTGCCGCTTGCCAAAAAGGCTTCAGACAGTCTGGCGAGCTGCTCAGGCACAAGTGTGGAGAGTCCGGGTCAGGCTCCAATGCACCCGAGAAACCGTACAAATGCGATGTCTGTGGCAAGGGCTATAAAAAGTCATCCACTCTTCAGCGACACCAGAACTCCCACTGCACCGAAAAGCCACTCAAATGCTCCCTGTGTGGTCGCCGCTTCCAGTCGTCGTCTGATTTTGTCCAGCATCACTGTGATCCTGCCCGCGAGAAACCAATGAAGTGCTCGGACTGCGAGAGGCGCTTTAAATATTCCTCAGAGCTCCAGAGACATCGCCGTGTCCACACGGGAGAGAAACCTTTTAAGTGCCCAACCTGCGACAAGGGATTCAAGCAGCGAGAGCACCTGGCCAAGCATGGGATTGTCCACTCACGAGAAGCCCAGTTTAAATGCGTGTGGTGTGGGGAGTGTTTCGGGGAGCTGGGGGCTCTTCAGGAGCACACAGtccaacacactgcagaagGAGGGGGCTATCCGGTAGCCCCGTGCATACAGTAA
- the jph3a gene encoding junctophilin-3, with product MSTGGRFDFDDGGSYCGGWEQGKAHGRGVCTGPQGQGEYAGAWSHGFEVLGVYTWPSGNSYKGTWAQGKRHGIGVETKGKWEYKGEWTQGFKGRYGRLESIGSGARYEGTWSNGLQDGYGSETYSDGGTYQGQWLSGMRHGYGVRQSVPYGMAAVIFSPLRTSINSLRSEHSEGAPTPDDGSAVSGVAGSPVGRGGFVLCAQSDADRQRKRKGRFRQSILSGLKLRRSESKSSLASQLSKQSSFCSEAGMSTVSSAASDINSNVSLGDGETGASVDATVTETYVGEWRNDMRTGWGISHRSDGLRYEGEWFGNKRHGYGCTTFPDGTKEEGKYKQNVLVSGKRKNIIPLRTSKIREKVDRAVEAAEKAAEIAKQKAEIALSRTSHARGKAEAAEGVAQRAQEECRLARIIAKELSPSFHHYGNGLECQRPKRQDRKEKEVEVISTGTDSPELCTPDTTPPAQTPDLSPVLSNPPSPPCTPPSHRARSTCFMRQSAVDEQGGAEIQVLVEGRGMDNGRGGAHSWTADMYPNRRGSKGDSSRSTTPSLLEEEIGHINGHEQNSSTHHSWENGSSNHKPIEHISSDKGWDHMPSNQKSWKHASSNHKSREYTISKHREWEHIPSSHNSMDHNSSKIKPQVHTYSNHKASGHNLSNHKTHEHSSSNHKPKEYISTHAKPQDRASSHYNPREHVSSYRKSHEHVHSSHKASQSFTNHTAGESSLNDYQPPEHGAKSSSLGWTVENSSQWIPCHSQLPEKDKEKLDDYRVEMRFQPLDSVSQQHFGSGMECPSVQGHNSQTLRQRNHEVKEWSLAAREGSMDSVQMLDSLNVGVDLEEWPLHRDVTLSPPLTSSPITLENDGEHLNLVKTNSGSSSVLVVMVILLNIGVAILFIHFFI from the exons ATGTCCACTGGAGGCAGGTTTGACTTTGATGATGGGGGGTCGTACTGTGGAGGGTGGGAGCAGGGCAAGGCTCACGGCCGAGGGGTCTGCACAGGGCCCCAGGGCCAGGGGGAATACGCAGGGGCCTGGAGCCATGGATTTGAGGTTCTTGGAGTGTATACCTGGCCCAGTGGGAACAGTTATAAAGGAACCTGGGCGCAGGGGAAGAGGCACGGCATCGGTGTGGAGACCAAAGGCAAGTGGGAGTACAAGGGGGAGTGGACGCAAGGATTCAAGGGCCGCTATGGAAGGCTGGAAAGCATCGGCAGCGGGGCTCGCTATGAAGGGACCTGGAGTAACGGCTTACAGGATGGTTATGGCTCTGAGACGTACTCTGATGGAG GTACCTACCAGGGACAGTGGTTGAGTGGCATGCGACATGGCTATGGGGTGCGTCAGAGTGTGCCTTATGGCATGGCCGCTGTTATCTTCTCCCCTCTGCGCACTTCCATAAACTCACTTCGCTCTGAACACAGCGAGGGAGCTCCAACACCTGATGATGGCTCTGCTGTGAGCGGGGTGGCCGGGAGTCCGGTGGGGCGTGGAGGCTTTGTGCTTTGTGCCCAAAGTGATGCTGACCGGCAACGGAAGAGGAAAGGGCGTTTTCGGCAGTCCATCCTGAGTGGCCTGAAACTACGCCGTTCTGAGTCCAAGAGCTCCCTGGCCAGCCAGCTAAGCAAACAAAGCTCCTTCTGCAGTGAGGCAGGCATGAGCACAGTCAGCTCAGCTGCATCTGACATCAACTCTAACGTCAGCCTCGGGGATGGTGAGACAGGAGCCAGTGTAGATGCAACAGTCACTGAGACATACGTGGGGGAATGGAGGAATGACATGCGAACAGGGTGGGGCATCAGTCATCGCTCGGATGGGCTGCGCTACGAGGGTGAGTGGTTTGGGAACAAGCGGCATGGTTATGGCTGCACTACCTTCCCTGATGGAACAAAAGAGGAAGGCAAATACAAGCAGAATGTTCTGGTGAGTGGCAAGAGGAAGAACATAATACCACTGCGCACCAGCAAAATTCGGGAGAAAGTGGACCGTGCCGTTGAAGCTGCTGAGAAGGCTGCAGAAATTGCTAAACAGAAGGCAGAGATTGCACTGTCAAG AACGAGCCATGCTCGAGGAAAAGCTGAGGCAGCTGAGGGAGTTGCACAGAGAGCCCAGGAGGAGTGTCGTCTAGCCAGGATTATTGCCAAAGAACTCTCCCCCTCCTTCCATCATTATGGAAATG GGCTGGAATGCCAGAGACCAAAGCGTcaagacagaaaagagaaagaggtagAAGTGATCTCAACTGGGACGGACAGTCCAGAGCTCTGCACACCAGACACAACTCCTCCTGCCCAGACCCCAGACCTGAGTCCTGTCCTGAGCAACCCGCCATCACCTCCATGTACCCCACCATCTCACCGGGCCAGGAGCACCTGCTTCATGCGTCAGAGTGCTGTGGACGAACAGGGAGGGGCAGAGATTCAGGTTCTGGTTGAAGGAAGAGGCATGGACAATGGAAGAGGTGGAGCACACAGTTGGACTGCAGACATGTATCCCAACCGACGGGGAAGCAAAGGAGACAGTAGCCGCTCTACCACACCATCCCTACTGGAGGAGGAGATTGGCCACATCAATGGACATGAGCAAAACTCCTCAACACATCACTCATGGGAGAATGGCTCTTCCAATCACAAGCCCATTGAGCACATCTCCTCAGATAAAGGATGGGATCACATGCCATCCAATCAAAAGTCCTGGAAGCATGCATCCTCAAATCACAAGTCCAGGGAATACACAATCTCCAAACATAGAGAATGGGAGCATATTCCATCAAGTCACAACTCTATGGACCACAACTCTTCCAAGATCAAACCGCAAGTGCACACATACTCCAATCACAAGGCCTCGGGTCATAATTTGTCCAATCACAAAACCCATGAGCATTCTTCCTCCAATCACAAGCCAAAGGAGTACATCTCCACACATGCAAAACCACAAGACCGTGCATCCTCCCACTACAACCCTAGAGAGCATGTATCTTCCTATCGCAAATCACACGAGCATGTCCACTCCAGTCACAAAGCAAGCCAATCCTTTACCAATCATACAGCTGGTGAATCCAGTCTGAATGACTACCAGCCACCAGAACATGGAGCCAAGAGCTCCAGTCTGGGATGGACTGTTGAGAACTCTTCCCAGTGGATCCCCTGCCACTCACAGCTGCCTGAGAAAGACAAGGAAAAGCTGGATGACTACCGGGTGGAAATGAGGTTTCAGCCCCTTGACTCTGTTTCGCAGCAGCACTTTGGCTCAGGCATGGAATGTCCAAGTGTCCAAGGGCACAATTCGCAGACACTCCGTCAGCGGAATCACGAAGTGAAAGAGTGGAGTCTCGCAGCCAGGGAAGGATCCATGGACTCTGTGCAGATGCTGGACAGCCTGAATGTCGGGGTGGATTTGGAGGAATGGCCGTTGCACAGGGATGTCACCCTTTCTCCCCCTTTAACATCCTCTCCAATCACTCTAGAAAACGACGGAGAGCATTTGAACCTGGTCAAAACAAACTCA GGCTCCAGCTCTGTCCTGGTGGTCATGGTGATTTTACTCAACATCGGTGTAgccattttattcattcatttctttatttaa
- the LOC131360909 gene encoding 26S proteasome non-ATPase regulatory subunit 13-like, whose protein sequence is MKDVQGYLVLQQSTSASPEMAAQWHALEDLYNRKLWHQLTLNLTEFVKDPYFQAGDTLIQLYENFLSDFEHRINPLSLVEIVLFVIRQITDPNDAITFLEKTKEKVKCSDEAVILCKTAIGCLKLEVNDLATTKKLIEEVEEMLNNLPGVTSVHGRFYDLSSKYYRFVGNHALYYKDALRYLGCIDVKDLSETEKQERAFTLGLAGLLGEGVYNFGELLMHPVLESLRNTDKQWLIETLYAFNSGNVIKFQALKSAWGQQPDLAAHEVKLMQKIQLLCVMEMTFARPTNNRQLSFQEIAQSAQIPVNEVELLVMKALSVGLIKGSIDEVDQTVQMTWVQPRVLDLHQIKSMNERLESWCKDVKNMAVLVEQQAQDILT, encoded by the exons atgaaagatgTCCAGGGATATCTGGTTCTTCAGCAGAGCACGAGCGCAAGCCCTGAAATGGCGGCACAGTGGCACGCGCTTGAAGATTTGTACAACAGAAA attgTGGCATCAGTTAACTTTGAACTTGACCGAGTTTGTGAAAGACCCTTATTTTCAAGCTGGAGACACTCTCATCCAG CTCTATGAAAACTTTCTCAGTGATTTCGAGCACAG aataaaccctctctctctggtgGAAATTGTTCTCTTTGTTATCAGACAAATCACAG ACCCAAATGATGCCATTACCTTTCTTGAGAAAACCAAAGAAAAG GTGAAGTGCAGCGACGAGGCTGTAATCTTGTGCAAAACGGCTATTGGGTGTCTGAAATTAGAGGTCAATGACCTCGCTACGACAAAG AAACTGATAGAGGAAGTGGAGGAGATGCTGAATAATTTGCCTGGTGTAACATCAGTTCACGGGCGTTTCTATGATTTATCCAGCAAGTACTATCGATTTGTGGGAAACCACGCTCTGTACTACAAGGATGCGCTGCGATATCTCGGCTGTATAGACGTAAAAGATTTATCCG AGACGGAGAAACAGGAGAGAGCATTTACGCTGGGGCTCGCGGGACTGCTCGGCGAGGGAGTGTATAATTTTGGAGAACTC ttgaTGCACCCAGTGTTGGAGTCTTTAAGAAACACAGACAAGCAGTGGCTTATAGAAACGCTGTATGCTTTCAACAGTGGCAACGTCATCAAGTTCCAGGCTCTGAAGTCAGCCTGGGGTCAGCAG CCAGATCTTGCAGCTCATGAGGTCAAACTGATGCAGAAGATTCAGCTACTATGCGTAATggag ATGACTTTTGCACGGCCCACCAATAACAGACAGCTCTCGTTCCAGGAAATTGCACAGAGCGCCCAAATCCCGGTGAACGAG GTGGAGCTGCTCGTGATGAAAGCACTCTCAGTTGGATTGATAAAAGGCAGCATCGATGAAGTGGATCAGACGGTTCAGATGACATGGGTTCAGCCAAGAGTGCTCGATTTACACCAG ATTAAGAGCATGAACGAACGGCTGGAGTCATGGTGTAAAGACGTGAAGAACATGGCGGTGTTAGTGGAGCAGCAAGCCCAGGACATCCTCACTTAA
- the sirt3 gene encoding NAD-dependent protein deacetylase sirtuin-3, mitochondrial yields the protein MTSLLILPRRCTINIKSNGGIFTGKGLSRIHFAHRKFVPVQKLDLDGHGHSGVLGCWRSFLRGFFGGGHDGTKEKMTLEDIAKGIRDREFKRIVVMAGAGISTPSGIPDFRSPGSGLYNNLQKYNLPYAEAIFEINYFHYNPQPFFALAKELYPGNYRPNLTHYFIRLLHDKGQLLRMYTQNIDGLERMAGIPAKKLVEAHGTFATATCTVCRREYQGEELRSDIMEGTVPHCSQCKGVIKPDIVFFGEELPQHFFLYLTDFPMADLLIVMGTSLEVEPFASLSGAVRGSVSRLLINRDLVGPFARGSSRHNDVAELGDVVSGVRKLADALGWMPELEALMADEGQKASKMREE from the exons ATGACCTCGTTGCTGATTTTACCGAGACGGTGTACTATAAATATCAAAAGTAATGGAGGAATATTCACAGGCAAAG GTCTATCAAGGATTCACTTTGCCCACAGGAAGTTTGTCCCTGTTCAGAAGCTGGACTTGGACGGACATGGACACTCAGGTGTTTTGGGATGTTG GAGAAGCTTCCTTAGAGGGTTTTTTGGAGGAGGCCATGATGGCACCAAAGAGAAGATGACTTTAGAGGACATTGCGAAAGGAATCAGAGATCGAGAGTTTAAACGGATAGTGGTGATGGCCGGAGCTGGGATTAGTACTCCAAGTGGAATTCCAGATTTCAG ATCACCTGGAAGTGGCCTTTACAACAACCTCCAAAAGTATAACCTCCCCTACGCTGAGGCCATATTTGAGATTAACTATTTCCATTACAACCCTCAACCTTTCTTTGCATTGGCTAAAGAGTTGTATCCAGGGAATTATCGTCCCAATCTGACGCACTACTTCATCCGGCTACTTCATGACAAAGGCCAGCTGCTCAGGATGTACACTCAAAACATCGATGGACTGGAGAGAA tgGCAGGAATTCCAGCTAAGAAGTTAGTGGAGGCACACGGGACATTTGCGACAGCCACATGCACAGTTTGTCGCAGAGAATACCAAGGTGAAGAGCTGCGT AGCGATATAATGGAAGGAACAGTTCCTCACTGCTCTCAGTGTAAAGGAGTCATTAAGCCTGACATTGTGTTTTTTGGTGAAGAGCTGCCTCAGCACTTTTTCCTCTACCTCACCGACTTCCCCATGGCAGACTTACTGATTGTAATGGGAACATCTTTAGAG GTGGAGCCGTTTGCCAGTTTATCCGGAGCTGTGCGAGGTTCTGTGTCTCGCCTCCTTATAAATCGTGATCTGGTGGGACCCTTTGCCCGGGGCTCTTCACGGCACAATGACGTGGCAGAGCTGGGTGATGTAGTGAGCGGCGTGAGGAAACTGGCAGACGCTTTGGGCTGGATGCCTGAGCTGGAAGCTCTTATGGCTGATGAAGGCCAGAAG GCTTCAAAGATGAGAGAGGAATGA